In Torulaspora globosa chromosome 1, complete sequence, a genomic segment contains:
- the DLT1 gene encoding Dlt1p (ancestral locus Anc_2.412), which yields MKSYVVKWRLWIYRGSIAIAMVFLVGFSIVLPIDCIAQAAESFNNAWNTFIVVGALVAFAVACVIIIVARIIFYRSCKQHIPRWYLPFAPGDLPHRGSRKLVLTNMERSRELSTLFKRPKDPVIHAGMEPPIRCDDKAYEKLFPEYLNYASCIKVVADRLKYQGIFLNNADLKMGLDETFSDVVRNQFMDTEDKFQMENAQKLIDIYEMMRYSNEEVTRSQFVDFVSLAIYFVDISLTMDKKLPHLKQINTTSRLQFNVDDEDWERKISRTPTGYFNNESDKFDYVPYADSSSVLRRTFTGRSFIKPTSTSSHSGH from the coding sequence ATGAAGAGCTACGTGGTGAAATGGCGACTCTGGATTTACAGGGGGTCCATAGCTATTGCTATGGTTTTTCTCGTGGGCTTCTCAATCGTGCTACCAATTGATTGTATCGCTCAAGCTGCCGAGTCTTTCAACAATGCGTGGAATACTTTCATTGTTGTGGGAGCATTGGTCGCCTTTGCAGTCGCTTGTGTTATTATAATCGTTGCAAGAATCATATTTTACAGGAGTTGCAAACAGCACATACCGAGGTGGTACTTGCCCTTTGCGCCAGGCGATCTTCCGCACCGGGGGAGTCGGAAGTTGGTCTTGACAAACATGGAGAGGTCTAGAGAACTAAGCACTTTGTTCAAGCGACCTAAAGATCCTGTTATACACGCTGGTATGGAGCCTCCAATACGATGCGATGATAAGGCGTATGAAAAGTTGTTTCCCGAATATTTAAACTACGCAAGTTGTATCAAGGTCGTTGCTGATAGACTGAAATATCAAGGTATTTTTCTCAATAATGCGGATTTGAAGATGGGATTGGATGAAACATTTTCCGATGTAGTGAGAAACCAGTTTATGGATACGGAAGATAAGTTCCAAATGGAAAATGCTCAAAAGCTCATTGATATTTACGAAATGATGCGGTATTCCAACGAAGAAGTAACTAGATCCCAATTTGTCGATTTCGTATCGCTGGCGATATATTTTGTGGATATTTCGCTGACGATGGATAAGAAATTGCCCCATTTGAAACAGATTAACACCACATCGCGACTTCAGTTTAACgttgatgacgaagattGGGAAAGGAAGATTTCAAGGACCCCTACTGGCTACTTCAATAATGAGTCCGACAAATTCGATTACGTGCCATACGCGGATTCTTCATCGGTCTTGAGAAGGACTTTTACCGGCCGGTCTTTTATCAAACCGACGTCCACTAGCTCTCATTCTGGTCATTGA